A genomic stretch from Caldisalinibacter kiritimatiensis includes:
- a CDS encoding DUF6873 family GME fold protein, with the protein MNVRNPFIPIKKADAVIIDGRVEQEITKKLNKMDIQTIRTVKCEEVDEAIAYHPDIAIHPIDANTLVIAPNVFEYYKYIFKNRPIKLIKGDKYLKGNYPNDIAYNVARVSRYAIHNTKYTSPKLKYYLEKQGIRLIHVNQGYTKCSTAIVGSNSIITSDPSIYKACKKYNIDLLYIKSGYIKLPGYDYGFIGGATGVISEKEFLFTGRYDNHPNKKDIDKFLAKNNKKAVILSDKEIIDIGSIIPLKYN; encoded by the coding sequence ATGAATGTACGTAATCCTTTTATACCTATAAAAAAAGCAGATGCTGTAATTATAGATGGAAGAGTAGAGCAAGAAATTACAAAAAAGTTAAATAAAATGGATATACAAACAATAAGAACCGTAAAATGCGAAGAAGTTGACGAAGCTATAGCTTATCATCCAGATATTGCAATCCATCCAATAGATGCTAATACATTAGTAATTGCACCTAATGTTTTTGAATATTATAAGTATATATTTAAAAATAGACCTATAAAGTTAATTAAAGGTGATAAATACTTGAAAGGGAACTATCCAAATGATATAGCATATAATGTAGCAAGAGTTTCAAGATATGCAATACATAACACAAAATATACAAGCCCAAAATTAAAATACTATTTAGAAAAGCAAGGAATAAGGCTCATACATGTAAATCAAGGGTATACAAAATGTTCTACAGCTATTGTTGGAAGTAATTCAATTATAACTTCTGACCCTTCAATTTATAAAGCTTGTAAAAAATATAATATAGATTTACTTTATATAAAATCGGGATATATAAAATTGCCAGGTTACGATTATGGCTTTATCGGTGGAGCAACTGGAGTTATTTCAGAAAAGGAATTTTTATTTACAGGTAGATATGACAATCATCCTAATAAAAAAGATATAGATAAATTTTTAGCTAAAAATAATAAAAAAGCTGTAATTTTAAGCGATAAAGAGATTATAGATATAGGGTCAATAATTCCTTTGAAATACAATTAA
- a CDS encoding beta-galactosidase, translating to MHLGVAYYPEHWNNKMIDEDIKRIKEMGVNTVRIGEFAWHLMEPEEGKFDFSYFDMVIEKLKKAGIEIIFGTPTATFPAWLANKYPSILSKDENMQVRVFGGRRQYCYNSDTYRFYAKRIVTKLVDHYSNEEAIICWQIDNELGHEGSDMCYCENCQNKFKDFLKEKYGIINKLNKEYGTIFWGQTYNSFEEVPVPLKTITVHNPTLLLDWARFRSYSLNDFANEQILLVNELKGEHQSITTNIPGGFFNKWFNHEKTVKNLDFVSYDNYPVWGGQREPLHRAEIAMGHDFIRGLKDKNYWIVEELMGAQGHTVIGYLPRPNQAKMWAYQALAHGCTDMLFFRWRGMTKGAEQFCYGIIDHDNKSGRKYNEVKSFIKEVSSYEDVFKSVINSEIAVVYDYDNIWSWRFQPQSFEFDFTKELMRLYTPFYNLNTNIDVIPIDRDFSKYKVLLIPVLQIIDKQLSIRLKSFVENGGTVVFSFRTGIKDKNNNINFGETVPCNIKDIAGIEIEEVESLQKGQEVDIIGINKFKGKSGKCEGWRDIITPTTSKVLYKYNDKFYSDKACVTINNYGKGKVFYIGGGVNIEIIQDIAKDIVTEQDIDYIKSDKGLEVYLRKYNNEEYLIITNHTDTKKKFNDIVLSPYGSKIIKRE from the coding sequence GCATGGCATCTTATGGAGCCAGAAGAAGGAAAGTTTGATTTTAGTTATTTTGATATGGTAATAGAAAAATTAAAAAAAGCAGGTATTGAAATAATTTTTGGAACACCTACAGCTACATTTCCAGCTTGGTTAGCTAATAAATATCCTTCTATATTATCAAAGGATGAAAATATGCAAGTACGTGTATTTGGAGGACGGAGACAGTACTGTTATAATTCAGATACATATAGATTTTATGCAAAAAGGATAGTTACAAAACTAGTTGATCACTATAGCAACGAAGAAGCCATTATATGTTGGCAAATAGATAATGAACTGGGACATGAAGGTAGTGATATGTGCTACTGTGAAAACTGTCAGAATAAATTCAAAGATTTTTTGAAGGAAAAATATGGTATAATAAATAAACTAAATAAAGAGTATGGAACAATATTTTGGGGACAGACATACAATAGCTTTGAAGAAGTTCCTGTGCCATTAAAAACTATTACTGTACATAATCCTACACTATTACTAGATTGGGCTAGATTTAGGTCATATTCTTTAAATGATTTTGCTAATGAACAAATATTGTTAGTAAATGAACTTAAAGGAGAACATCAAAGTATTACTACTAATATACCAGGAGGCTTCTTTAATAAATGGTTTAATCATGAAAAAACAGTAAAAAATCTGGATTTCGTGTCCTATGATAATTATCCTGTTTGGGGAGGTCAAAGAGAACCTTTACATAGAGCTGAAATTGCCATGGGTCATGATTTCATAAGAGGTCTTAAGGATAAAAACTACTGGATTGTAGAAGAATTGATGGGAGCCCAGGGACATACTGTAATAGGATATCTACCTAGACCTAATCAAGCGAAAATGTGGGCCTATCAAGCATTAGCCCATGGATGTACAGATATGCTTTTCTTTAGATGGAGAGGTATGACAAAGGGCGCTGAGCAATTCTGCTATGGAATTATAGACCATGATAATAAAAGTGGGAGAAAGTACAATGAAGTTAAATCCTTTATTAAAGAAGTAAGCAGTTATGAGGATGTGTTTAAATCAGTAATAAACTCAGAGATTGCTGTAGTATATGATTATGATAATATATGGTCATGGAGATTTCAGCCTCAAAGTTTCGAGTTTGATTTTACCAAGGAACTTATGAGATTATATACACCTTTTTATAACTTGAACACTAATATAGATGTTATTCCGATAGATAGAGATTTTAGCAAATATAAAGTTTTATTGATACCAGTATTACAAATAATTGATAAACAGCTTAGTATTCGTTTAAAAAGCTTTGTAGAAAATGGAGGAACTGTAGTATTTTCTTTTAGAACAGGAATAAAGGATAAAAATAATAATATAAATTTTGGTGAAACAGTTCCATGTAATATTAAAGATATAGCAGGAATTGAAATCGAAGAAGTAGAATCATTACAGAAAGGGCAAGAAGTAGATATAATAGGAATAAATAAGTTTAAAGGAAAAAGTGGAAAGTGTGAAGGGTGGAGAGATATAATAACACCTACAACTTCTAAAGTACTATATAAGTACAATGATAAGTTTTATAGTGATAAAGCATGCGTGACTATTAATAACTATGGAAAAGGTAAAGTTTTCTATATTGGTGGCGGGGTAAATATAGAAATAATACAGGATATAGCAAAGGATATAGTAACAGAACAAGATATCGATTATATTAAAAGTGATAAAGGCTTAGAAGTATACTTAAGAAAGTATAATAATGAAGAGTACTTGATTATAACTAATCATACTGATACAAAAAAGAAATTTAATGATATAGTACTTAGTCCTTATGGAAGTAAAATTATCAAAAGGGAATAG
- a CDS encoding class I SAM-dependent DNA methyltransferase, which translates to MEAYKEFAYIYDELMNDVEYKTWFEYIKEIIKTKNIKGKKVLEMACGTGNFTEYLCNEGYDVTCFDISQEMLTIAYQKLRKYRNVTILNQDMTEFKLKDKFDVIVSICDSINYITDLKNLHKVFSNVYEHLNEGGIFIFDINSYYKLKNIIGNNVFVDENEKVFYVWENYYDNNLDVCEFYLNFFVKECDRYKRFEEKHLQKAYRSEEIINALKLAKFNTIDVYDAFTFKAPTNNSERINFIAKK; encoded by the coding sequence ATGGAGGCATATAAAGAATTTGCTTACATATACGATGAATTAATGAACGATGTAGAGTATAAGACATGGTTTGAATATATAAAAGAAATAATAAAAACAAAGAATATAAAAGGGAAAAAAGTGTTAGAAATGGCCTGCGGAACAGGAAATTTTACAGAATATTTATGTAATGAGGGGTATGACGTAACTTGCTTTGATATTTCTCAGGAGATGCTAACAATTGCTTATCAGAAGTTGAGGAAATATAGAAATGTTACTATATTAAATCAGGATATGACAGAATTTAAATTAAAAGATAAATTTGATGTAATAGTTAGCATATGCGATAGTATTAATTACATAACAGATTTAAAAAATTTACACAAAGTATTCAGTAATGTATATGAACACTTAAACGAAGGTGGAATTTTTATATTTGATATTAATTCATATTATAAATTAAAAAATATTATTGGAAATAATGTTTTTGTAGATGAAAATGAGAAAGTTTTTTATGTGTGGGAAAATTATTATGACAATAATTTAGACGTTTGTGAATTTTATCTAAATTTTTTTGTTAAAGAATGTGATAGATATAAAAGATTTGAAGAAAAACACTTACAAAAAGCTTATAGGAGTGAAGAAATTATTAATGCATTAAAGTTAGCAAAGTTTAATACCATAGACGTGTATGATGCATTTACATTTAAAGCTCCAACTAATAATAGTGAAAGAATAAATTTTATTGCTAAAAAGTAA
- a CDS encoding DUF445 domain-containing protein → MAILRVMILAVIGAMIGWLTNIIAIKLIFRPLNPIKIPLLNIKFQGLIPKRKEEIAKKIGKVVEEELISINEIIDKVIEKENLSSVLLIIKTKINKVIEEKLPSIIPTTFRNMIYSYVDDLIDGEGERLLKDLAENMVHKATTQVKISEIIEEKVNSFELEKIEEIIISVAKKELKHIEVLGGILGFIIGVMQGIIVLFY, encoded by the coding sequence ATGGCTATATTAAGAGTAATGATATTAGCTGTAATTGGAGCAATGATAGGATGGTTAACTAATATTATAGCTATTAAGTTAATTTTCAGACCATTGAATCCAATAAAAATTCCACTTTTAAACATTAAGTTTCAAGGACTTATACCAAAAAGAAAAGAAGAAATTGCTAAGAAGATAGGTAAGGTTGTAGAAGAAGAGCTAATATCTATTAATGAAATAATTGACAAAGTTATAGAAAAAGAGAACTTATCTAGTGTACTTTTAATTATTAAGACAAAGATAAACAAGGTAATAGAAGAAAAGCTACCATCTATTATTCCTACAACTTTTAGAAATATGATTTATAGTTATGTTGATGATTTGATTGATGGAGAAGGAGAAAGACTATTAAAGGATTTAGCTGAAAATATGGTTCATAAAGCTACTACACAAGTCAAAATTTCTGAAATAATAGAAGAAAAGGTTAATTCTTTTGAATTAGAAAAAATAGAAGAGATAATTATATCTGTAGCTAAAAAAGAACTTAAGCATATTGAAGTATTAGGAGGTATACTTGGTTTTATTATTGGTGTTATGCAGGGAATAATTGTACTTTTTTATTAG
- the ytxC gene encoding putative sporulation protein YtxC — protein MELLSIGVKEGSEKVKSLLSKEIENFSKEGFYINSELNDVGDIHFLNYKTDNLNLNKCKNIRKIFVHCVANILADVILDIYQQKYLNRYIAENYYYFSKSEKDKVKEKAIEFLNKGESFSTGGMIFKVSRKSKIIKSIVEYLETTDEIIIEGFINFRLRFFIDSIEEAVEKAVEEFLIEKEYNEFIKVLQYFVEIQEPKIELVNILIKGDKDYLLFDKNYRLINNDFFEEIADEIAESDINHDDLLVSSLITIAPNKVVIHFEYNNSYSSNEYEELIKIIKNIFEDKVSICRGCKLCNKNNVNTPQNE, from the coding sequence ATGGAATTACTGTCTATTGGAGTTAAGGAGGGATCTGAAAAGGTAAAGAGTTTGCTTTCTAAGGAAATTGAAAACTTTAGTAAAGAAGGTTTTTATATAAATTCAGAGTTAAATGATGTTGGAGATATACATTTTTTAAACTATAAAACTGATAATTTGAATTTAAATAAATGTAAGAATATTAGGAAAATCTTTGTTCATTGTGTTGCTAATATTCTCGCAGATGTTATATTGGATATATATCAACAAAAATATTTAAATAGATATATAGCAGAAAATTATTATTATTTTAGTAAATCTGAAAAAGATAAAGTCAAAGAAAAGGCAATTGAATTTTTAAATAAAGGAGAATCCTTTTCTACTGGAGGAATGATATTTAAAGTTAGTAGAAAATCTAAAATAATAAAATCAATAGTTGAGTATCTTGAAACTACTGATGAAATTATAATAGAAGGTTTTATTAATTTTAGACTAAGATTTTTTATAGACTCTATTGAAGAAGCCGTAGAAAAAGCTGTAGAAGAGTTTTTGATAGAAAAAGAGTATAATGAATTTATTAAGGTGTTACAGTATTTTGTAGAAATACAAGAACCTAAAATAGAACTTGTAAATATACTTATAAAAGGTGATAAAGATTATTTATTATTTGATAAAAATTATAGATTAATAAATAATGATTTTTTTGAAGAAATTGCGGATGAAATAGCAGAGAGTGATATAAACCACGATGATTTACTTGTTAGCTCTTTAATAACTATAGCTCCTAATAAAGTTGTTATACATTTTGAATATAATAATTCTTATTCGAGTAATGAATATGAAGAATTAATTAAGATTATTAAAAACATATTTGAAGATAAAGTATCAATATGCAGAGGATGTAAATTATGTAATAAGAATAACGTTAATACTCCTCAAAATGAATAG
- a CDS encoding cold-shock protein, giving the protein MVRGTVKWFNPTKGYGFISTEDGDDVFVHYSAIQEDGFKTLEEGQNVQFEIVSGEKGPQATNVTKL; this is encoded by the coding sequence ATGGTAAGAGGTACAGTAAAATGGTTCAATCCAACAAAAGGTTATGGGTTCATATCAACAGAAGATGGTGATGATGTATTCGTACATTATTCAGCTATCCAAGAGGACGGATTTAAGACTTTAGAAGAAGGACAAAACGTACAATTCGAAATCGTTAGCGGAGAAAAAGGTCCTCAAGCTACTAATGTTACAAAACTATAA
- a CDS encoding SIR2 family NAD-dependent protein deacylase: MNENIIRACDMIKEATNTWVLSGAGISTESGIPDFRSPKVGLWNKIDPMEALSTEVLYNNPKKFYDIGYKLLLGMEDVEPNKGHLALAEMEKLGFIKGIITQNIDGLHQKGGSKNVLEIHGHIRTGRCINCGKVVKLSVLTEKVNKNQIPPKCDKCNGMLRPDVVMFGDNLPEDFNIAWENSKTADLMIVVGSSLTVAPANYLPQMASKVIIINIGETPMDKHADLVIRDKIGNVLTKILDKLKKGE; encoded by the coding sequence ATGAATGAAAATATTATAAGAGCCTGTGATATGATAAAAGAAGCAACTAATACCTGGGTTTTATCTGGAGCAGGTATTTCAACAGAAAGTGGAATTCCTGATTTTAGAAGTCCTAAAGTAGGTTTATGGAATAAAATAGACCCAATGGAAGCATTATCAACTGAGGTTCTTTATAATAATCCTAAAAAATTTTACGACATAGGATACAAATTATTATTGGGAATGGAAGATGTTGAACCTAATAAAGGGCATTTGGCGCTAGCAGAGATGGAGAAATTAGGTTTTATTAAAGGTATAATAACACAGAATATTGATGGACTTCATCAAAAGGGTGGGTCTAAGAATGTACTAGAGATACATGGACATATAAGAACTGGCAGGTGTATTAATTGTGGTAAGGTTGTTAAATTAAGTGTTTTAACTGAAAAAGTAAATAAAAATCAAATTCCACCTAAATGTGATAAATGTAATGGCATGTTAAGACCAGATGTGGTGATGTTTGGGGATAACTTACCTGAAGACTTTAATATAGCATGGGAAAATAGTAAAACAGCTGATTTAATGATAGTTGTTGGCTCTAGTTTGACAGTAGCACCTGCAAACTATTTACCACAGATGGCATCAAAGGTTATAATTATTAATATTGGAGAAACACCAATGGATAAACATGCGGATTTGGTTATAAGGGATAAAATAGGAAATGTGCTAACAAAAATACTAGATAAACTGAAAAAAGGAGAGTAA
- the hslO gene encoding Hsp33 family molecular chaperone HslO, whose amino-acid sequence MKDYVIRAIDKEKSIRIFIATTTNVVEDARKIHNTSPTVTAALGRTLTASAIMGFMMKGEKDKLTLKIRGNGPIGNIIAVSNNKGEIKGYVQNPSADLPTRSDGKLDVGGVVGRSGKLTVIRDLGLKEPYIGQSNLITGEIGDDLAQYFVTSEQQPSAVALGVLVDKDLSTKAAGGFILQVLPNIQEENLVKLEQKINKLESISKYIDKGYTPEELLERLFGEFQMEIKDKKEIKYTCDCSRERLEGVLISVGEEELKKMIAEDGEAEVVCHFCNTKYHFNKEELEKLLEKAK is encoded by the coding sequence ATGAAGGATTATGTTATCAGAGCAATAGATAAAGAAAAAAGTATAAGGATATTTATTGCTACAACAACTAATGTGGTAGAAGATGCAAGGAAAATACATAATACTTCACCAACTGTAACTGCAGCTTTAGGAAGAACATTAACAGCTTCGGCAATTATGGGATTTATGATGAAAGGAGAAAAAGACAAATTAACCTTAAAAATAAGAGGAAATGGACCTATAGGAAATATAATTGCAGTTTCTAATAATAAAGGAGAAATTAAGGGATATGTACAAAATCCAAGTGCTGATTTACCTACTAGAAGTGATGGCAAGTTAGATGTTGGTGGAGTAGTTGGAAGAAGTGGAAAACTGACAGTCATAAGAGATTTAGGGTTAAAGGAGCCTTATATAGGACAATCAAATTTAATTACTGGAGAAATAGGAGATGATTTAGCTCAGTATTTTGTTACATCTGAGCAGCAACCATCAGCAGTTGCTTTAGGAGTACTAGTTGATAAGGACTTAAGCACAAAAGCAGCTGGAGGATTTATTTTACAAGTATTACCTAATATTCAAGAAGAAAATTTAGTTAAATTAGAACAAAAAATTAATAAATTGGAATCTATTTCAAAATATATAGATAAAGGATATACCCCTGAAGAATTGTTAGAAAGGTTATTTGGTGAATTTCAAATGGAAATTAAAGACAAAAAAGAAATTAAATATACATGTGACTGTTCTAGAGAAAGATTAGAAGGAGTACTAATTAGTGTAGGAGAAGAAGAATTGAAAAAAATGATAGCAGAAGATGGTGAAGCAGAGGTAGTATGTCATTTTTGTAATACTAAATATCATTTTAACAAAGAAGAATTAGAAAAATTACTAGAAAAAGCTAAATAA
- a CDS encoding LacI family DNA-binding transcriptional regulator, with the protein MATIKDIAEKAGVSPATVSRVLNYDKSLSVSDETRKKVFEIAEELDYKTVRERKKEREVGKRIKVGLINWYSEKEELGDPYYLSIRLGAEKECYNKNVDIVKIFKQDDRYGINQFDDLDGIIAIGKFSEDDIDTFLSYSKNIVFVDSSPNEKKFDSVVIDFKKAVLEVLKYLIKLGHNQIGYIGGREYVGNNKRLVEDEREETYISFMKEKGLFNPNNIYIGRFTAEDGYKLMKEALQKEEVPTAFFIANDTMATGAIRALYEANLKVPDDISIIGFNDNATSKFLVPPLSTVKVYTEFMGATAVNLLLERINDNREISKKVIIPSELIIRESC; encoded by the coding sequence ATGGCAACTATAAAAGATATAGCAGAAAAAGCAGGGGTATCACCTGCTACTGTATCTCGTGTTTTGAATTATGATAAATCATTATCGGTTTCAGATGAAACAAGAAAAAAGGTATTTGAGATTGCGGAAGAATTAGACTATAAAACTGTAAGAGAAAGAAAAAAAGAAAGGGAAGTAGGAAAAAGAATTAAAGTTGGTTTGATTAATTGGTATTCAGAAAAAGAAGAACTAGGAGACCCGTATTATTTATCTATTAGATTAGGTGCCGAAAAGGAATGTTATAACAAAAACGTAGACATAGTAAAAATATTTAAACAAGATGATAGATATGGAATAAATCAGTTTGACGATTTAGATGGTATAATAGCTATAGGAAAGTTTAGCGAAGATGATATAGATACATTCCTATCATATTCTAAAAATATTGTATTTGTTGACTCATCACCAAATGAGAAGAAATTCGACTCGGTTGTAATTGACTTTAAGAAGGCAGTATTAGAAGTACTTAAATACTTAATAAAGTTAGGACATAATCAAATAGGATACATTGGTGGTAGGGAATATGTAGGCAATAATAAAAGGTTAGTAGAAGATGAGCGGGAAGAGACATATATTAGTTTCATGAAAGAAAAGGGATTATTTAATCCTAATAATATATATATAGGTAGATTTACTGCTGAAGATGGATACAAGTTAATGAAAGAAGCATTACAAAAAGAAGAAGTACCTACTGCATTCTTTATAGCTAATGACACAATGGCAACTGGTGCTATCAGAGCATTATATGAAGCGAATTTAAAGGTACCTGATGATATTAGTATAATCGGATTTAATGATAATGCAACATCTAAATTTTTAGTTCCACCACTTTCAACTGTTAAAGTTTATACAGAATTTATGGGAGCTACTGCAGTCAACTTATTACTTGAGAGGATAAATGATAATAGAGAAATATCAAAAAAAGTGATTATCCCAAGTGAATTGATTATTAGGGAGAGTTGTTAA
- a CDS encoding carbon starvation CstA family protein, with protein sequence MNALLLAILTYVGFIVAYRTYGKFIGKKLFELSNKNVTPAHELEDGVDYVPTKKNILFGHHFTSIAGTGPIVGPAIGVIWGWVPAVIWVVVGSIFMGAVHDFGALVISERNKGKSLGDVTKDIVSPTSRNLFLLVIFFLLLIVIAVFAMIIGKLFMMYPASIFPVWMEIPIALALGYLVYKKNKNITWLSIIAIVLMYITIWIGATYFGNWSMPEIFGMQPIIVWVFILMIYAYIASVLPVQKLLQPRDYINSHELIVAMALLILGLIVVHPTIVAPAIRTNVAGSPPLLPFIFITIACGAISGFHSLVSSGTSSKQLGKEEDAMMIGYGGMLMEGALAILVILACTAGLGDANAWTARYADWATASGLGAKLGAFVDGGANFVSGLGLKAEFAKTILAVFIVSFAATTLDTATRIQRYVVGEIAEGLNIKPLATKHGATLFAVITALLLAMAKPGGAGAMILWPLFGASNQLLSGLALMIITVYLAKKNKPIIYTLIPMIFMMIMTGWGMIYNIINFANKSDWLLFVIGIIILVLEIWMIIEAVKVIRESRAKKHTIDA encoded by the coding sequence ATGAATGCTTTATTACTTGCAATTTTGACTTATGTAGGTTTTATAGTTGCATATAGGACTTATGGTAAATTTATTGGTAAAAAATTATTTGAACTTAGCAATAAGAATGTAACCCCAGCACACGAGCTAGAAGATGGTGTAGATTATGTACCTACTAAAAAGAATATTTTATTTGGTCATCATTTTACATCAATAGCTGGGACAGGACCAATAGTTGGACCTGCTATTGGAGTTATTTGGGGATGGGTTCCAGCTGTTATTTGGGTTGTTGTAGGTTCCATATTTATGGGGGCTGTTCATGACTTTGGAGCTCTCGTTATATCTGAAAGAAATAAAGGTAAATCTTTAGGAGATGTAACTAAAGATATTGTAAGTCCAACTTCTAGAAATCTATTCTTACTAGTAATTTTCTTCTTATTACTTATTGTAATAGCAGTATTTGCAATGATTATAGGTAAATTATTTATGATGTATCCTGCATCTATATTCCCGGTATGGATGGAAATACCAATAGCATTGGCTCTTGGATACTTAGTATATAAAAAGAATAAAAACATAACTTGGCTATCAATAATAGCAATTGTGCTAATGTATATTACAATCTGGATTGGAGCTACATACTTTGGAAATTGGTCAATGCCAGAAATATTTGGAATGCAACCTATAATTGTATGGGTATTTATTTTAATGATATATGCATATATTGCATCGGTACTACCAGTACAGAAGCTTTTACAACCTAGAGATTATATTAACTCTCATGAGTTAATAGTAGCAATGGCTTTATTAATACTAGGTTTAATTGTAGTACATCCAACTATAGTTGCTCCAGCTATTAGGACAAATGTAGCAGGCTCGCCACCTTTACTACCATTTATATTTATAACAATAGCTTGTGGTGCAATTTCTGGCTTTCATAGTCTTGTATCATCAGGTACTTCATCAAAGCAGCTTGGTAAAGAAGAAGATGCTATGATGATAGGATATGGCGGAATGCTTATGGAAGGAGCTTTAGCAATATTAGTTATACTAGCTTGTACGGCTGGACTTGGAGATGCCAATGCATGGACAGCAAGATATGCTGACTGGGCAACAGCTAGTGGTTTAGGAGCTAAATTAGGTGCATTTGTTGATGGTGGAGCTAATTTTGTATCAGGATTAGGGCTAAAAGCAGAATTTGCAAAAACAATTTTAGCTGTGTTTATAGTTAGTTTTGCAGCTACGACTCTTGATACAGCTACAAGGATACAAAGATATGTAGTTGGTGAGATAGCTGAAGGTCTAAATATTAAACCATTAGCTACAAAGCATGGTGCTACCTTATTTGCAGTAATTACAGCTTTATTATTAGCAATGGCAAAGCCAGGTGGAGCAGGTGCTATGATATTATGGCCTTTATTTGGAGCATCAAATCAGTTGTTATCAGGTTTAGCTCTTATGATTATAACTGTTTACTTAGCTAAGAAGAATAAACCTATTATATATACATTAATACCTATGATATTTATGATGATAATGACAGGCTGGGGCATGATATATAACATAATAAACTTTGCTAATAAATCAGATTGGTTATTATTTGTAATAGGTATAATTATATTAGTTCTTGAAATATGGATGATAATAGAAGCTGTAAAAGTTATAAGAGAATCAAGAGCTAAAAAACATACTATAGATGCTTAA